Proteins encoded within one genomic window of Methanothrix harundinacea 6Ac:
- a CDS encoding methyltransferase RsmF C-terminal domain-like protein, translated as MDRATVAEIMGSRFGIPPEAFEGVSFFLRGRNVWAFSLPEIPDLAWETVGLRFISVRGRVPKPTTTALQLFGRHATKNVVDLGTEEALRFAAGERQRIPAPVEEGYVVVSHGEDVLGCGQYLDGELISLLPKERRIGRAEPEEDRSGGSDL; from the coding sequence ATGGATCGGGCAACCGTGGCGGAGATTATGGGATCGAGGTTCGGGATCCCTCCCGAAGCCTTCGAGGGGGTGAGCTTCTTCCTCCGGGGGAGGAACGTATGGGCCTTCAGCCTCCCCGAGATCCCCGACCTAGCCTGGGAGACGGTGGGGCTCCGTTTCATCTCGGTCCGGGGGCGGGTCCCCAAGCCCACCACCACCGCCCTCCAGCTCTTCGGCCGTCATGCCACCAAAAACGTCGTCGACCTCGGGACGGAGGAGGCCCTCAGGTTCGCGGCGGGGGAGCGGCAGAGGATCCCGGCACCCGTCGAGGAGGGGTACGTGGTGGTATCTCATGGGGAGGACGTCCTGGGGTGCGGCCAGTACCTGGATGGGGAGCTGATCTCCCTCCTCCCAAAGGAGCGGAGGATCGGGAGGGCGGAGCCGGAGGAGGATCGGTCGGGGGGGAGCGACCTCTGA
- the mfnA gene encoding tyrosine decarboxylase MfnA produces the protein MRDRGLSEEEVMRGLLKMRAKDLSYDRIFSSMCTPPHPIALKAHQLFQETNLGDPGLFPGSAELEAEAVRMMAELLGHPEACGYLSTGGTESNIQAIRAARNSADFRDGNIVVPRSAHFSFDKIGDLLSLEIRKADLDGDLKVEVGSVEELIDEKTVSLVGIAGTTEFGQVDPIDRLGRLALDWGIPLHVDAAFGGFVLPFLGGDWRWDFSVEGVTSITIDPHKMGMATIPGGGLLFRHPEDLERLAAYAPYLTVARPKALTGTRSGAAAAAIWAVMSHLGMEGFKEVVNGCMALSRRMASGAKEIGIEPVIEPVMNVVTLRMEDPEGVRAALLGRRWRVSTTRSPKALRLIMMPHSTAENVDLFLGDLEDVLRKKA, from the coding sequence TTGAGAGATCGAGGCCTATCCGAAGAGGAGGTCATGAGGGGCCTCCTGAAGATGAGGGCGAAGGATCTGAGCTACGATCGGATCTTCTCCTCCATGTGCACCCCCCCCCACCCGATAGCTCTGAAGGCGCACCAGCTCTTCCAGGAGACGAACCTCGGGGACCCGGGGCTCTTTCCCGGGTCTGCCGAGCTGGAGGCGGAGGCGGTGAGGATGATGGCGGAGCTCCTCGGCCATCCCGAGGCCTGCGGCTACCTCTCGACGGGGGGGACGGAGTCGAACATCCAGGCGATCCGGGCGGCGCGAAACTCCGCCGACTTCCGGGATGGAAACATCGTCGTCCCTAGGTCCGCCCACTTCTCCTTCGACAAGATCGGAGACCTTCTATCCCTCGAGATCAGGAAGGCGGACCTCGACGGCGACCTGAAGGTGGAGGTCGGGTCCGTCGAGGAGCTGATCGACGAGAAGACGGTATCCCTGGTGGGGATCGCCGGGACGACGGAGTTCGGCCAGGTCGACCCCATCGACCGCCTCGGGAGGCTCGCCCTGGACTGGGGGATACCCCTCCACGTCGACGCCGCCTTCGGAGGCTTCGTCCTCCCCTTCCTCGGAGGAGACTGGAGGTGGGACTTCTCCGTCGAGGGGGTCACCTCCATCACCATTGACCCCCACAAGATGGGGATGGCGACGATCCCCGGAGGAGGCCTCCTCTTCCGCCACCCTGAGGACCTGGAGCGGCTTGCCGCCTACGCCCCCTATTTGACGGTGGCGAGGCCCAAGGCCCTGACGGGGACGAGGAGCGGCGCGGCCGCGGCCGCCATCTGGGCGGTGATGAGCCACCTCGGGATGGAGGGGTTCAAGGAGGTCGTCAACGGTTGCATGGCGCTATCGCGGAGGATGGCCTCTGGCGCGAAAGAGATCGGGATCGAGCCCGTCATCGAGCCGGTGATGAACGTCGTCACCCTGAGGATGGAGGATCCCGAGGGGGTGAGGGCCGCCCTCCTCGGCCGCCGGTGGAGGGTCTCGACGACCAGGTCCCCGAAGGCCCTGAGGCTGATCATGATGCCCCACTCGACCGCCGAGAACGTCGACCTATTCCTGGGAGACCTGGAAGACGTCCTGAGAAAGAAGGCCTGA
- a CDS encoding TRAM domain-containing protein, with product MFRSDRGSFRDDSFESTAPVEVGKEYDVEIEDIAKQGDGIARVEGFVIFVPETKVGDHVTIAVDRVMRKFAIGHKV from the coding sequence TTGTTCAGAAGTGATAGAGGGTCTTTCCGGGACGACAGCTTTGAGTCCACAGCTCCTGTCGAGGTCGGAAAGGAGTACGACGTCGAGATCGAGGACATCGCGAAACAGGGCGACGGGATCGCCAGAGTCGAGGGGTTCGTAATATTCGTCCCCGAGACGAAGGTGGGAGACCACGTCACCATCGCCGTGGACCGGGTGATGCGAAAGTTCGCCATCGGCCACAAGGTCTGA
- the cobT gene encoding nicotinate mononucleotide-dependent phosphoribosyltransferase CobT yields MRDWIHPHFDYRPERPLFLCVLSNTDTGKIPGVSAAGASPDLTDYTPSADAELVELHKIVTIPAIPESPEGATTPAVVTKAALSLSGIPSLFVTSGLRRKPAVPYVDMNGSPGSDIRFAPAVPDAAEIMDRSALLGKKLASLSDCIFIGESIAGGTTTAMAVMQALGYPGRVSSSLLDHPLAKKQEIVDAALDRCGASFGSMRSDPLRALKEVGDPMIPAVLGLLRGMGGSKVVLAGGTQMAAVLCAADAFGLEGDISIATTRYIVEDRNASFVETVETLGRSWYMADPGLDRSKMPPLSCYARGSAKEGVGAGGAVLAASLRGVTQQEIVEGADRVLSTVELPKR; encoded by the coding sequence ATGCGAGACTGGATCCACCCTCACTTTGATTACCGGCCAGAGAGGCCCCTCTTCCTCTGCGTCCTCTCCAACACCGACACCGGCAAAATCCCCGGAGTGAGCGCCGCCGGCGCCTCCCCCGACCTCACCGACTACACCCCCAGCGCCGACGCGGAGCTTGTCGAGCTCCACAAGATCGTGACGATCCCCGCGATCCCCGAGTCCCCGGAGGGGGCGACGACCCCGGCGGTGGTGACGAAGGCAGCCCTCAGCCTCTCGGGGATCCCCTCCCTCTTTGTGACCAGCGGCCTGCGGAGAAAGCCCGCCGTCCCCTACGTCGACATGAACGGCTCTCCCGGAAGCGACATCCGGTTCGCTCCGGCGGTCCCCGACGCCGCCGAGATCATGGACCGGTCCGCCCTTCTCGGAAAGAAGCTCGCCAGCCTCTCCGACTGCATCTTCATCGGCGAGTCGATCGCCGGCGGAACGACGACCGCCATGGCGGTGATGCAGGCCCTGGGGTATCCGGGCAGGGTCTCCAGCAGCCTTCTCGACCACCCCCTGGCCAAGAAGCAGGAGATCGTCGACGCCGCCCTGGACCGCTGCGGCGCCTCCTTCGGATCGATGAGGTCCGACCCCTTGAGGGCGCTGAAAGAGGTCGGCGACCCCATGATCCCCGCCGTCCTGGGGCTCTTGAGGGGGATGGGGGGGTCGAAGGTGGTCCTGGCGGGAGGAACCCAGATGGCCGCCGTCCTATGCGCCGCCGATGCTTTTGGCCTGGAAGGCGACATCTCCATCGCCACCACCAGGTACATCGTAGAGGATCGGAACGCGAGCTTCGTCGAGACGGTGGAGACCCTCGGGAGGAGCTGGTACATGGCGGACCCGGGCCTGGATAGGTCGAAGATGCCGCCCCTCAGCTGCTACGCCCGGGGGAGCGCCAAGGAGGGGGTCGGGGCCGGCGGAGCCGTCCTCGCGGCAAGCCTCCGGGGCGTCACCCAGCAGGAGATCGTCGAGGGAGCGGATAGGGTCCTATCGACGGTGGAGCTTCCCAAGCGGTGA
- a CDS encoding TRAM domain-containing protein: protein MYGNDRGSFRGESFAPSAPVEAGKEYEVEIEDVAKKGDGIARIEGFVIFVPDTKVGDHVTVVIDRVMQRFAIAHKA, encoded by the coding sequence TTGTACGGCAACGATAGAGGTTCTTTCCGAGGCGAGAGCTTCGCACCCTCAGCCCCCGTTGAGGCCGGAAAGGAGTATGAAGTTGAGATCGAGGACGTCGCCAAGAAGGGCGATGGGATCGCGAGGATCGAGGGGTTCGTAATATTCGTCCCGGACACCAAGGTCGGGGACCACGTCACGGTCGTCATCGACAGGGTCATGCAGAGATTCGCCATCGCCCACAAGGCCTGA
- the ppsA gene encoding phosphoenolpyruvate synthase produces MAAVVWLEEVGKEDVAVVGGKGASLGEMINVGAPVPGGFAVTAQAYREFITRSGIAEDIFEALKVDVHDPEALSGAAERAKRLVLEAKVPKEIEKAIRDRYLEMSKREGKEVLVAVRSSATAEDLPDASFAGQQETFLNILGEDQVFEAVRKCWASLYGARAIFYRVEQGFEHEKVNISVTVQKMINSEKSGVMFSSHPSTGEPHVIIEAAWGLGEAVVSGSVSPDNYVVDRADKKIVSRFVAKKEIMIVRDKKTGKTVTKKVPADKREKVVLSDEEILQLAAQGEALEEHYGIPQDIEWAFEGGKMYILQSRPITTISKGDGGGAEKAMGSGKVILTGLGASPGVATGEVKIVSGSGDLGKIKEGDILVTVMTEPDMVPAMKRAGAIVTDEGGMTCHAAIVSRELGFPAVVGTKEGTKILTEGMIITVDGGKGKVYEGRLKTPKAAEAAASPVSFVYKPITATEIKVNVSMAEAAEQAAATLADGVGLLRIEHMILGLGKTPRYYINAGKEDEYLDELVGGVRTVAEAFYPKPVWVRTLDAPTDEFRGMEGGENEPHEHNPMLGWRGIRRDLTETDHFRLEMRAFKKLHEMGLSNVGIMLPLVQHVSEFQRAKALMVEEGLDLEKIDVGIMVETPGAALTIDDFIEDGIDFVSFGTNDLTQYTLAVDRNNQNVAYLYTELHPAVLTLIEYVVERCNRAGVTTSICGQAGSYPEMAKRLVEIGITSISANIDAVATVRETVARAEQIIMLRAAREE; encoded by the coding sequence ATGGCTGCTGTAGTTTGGCTGGAAGAAGTTGGAAAAGAAGACGTCGCCGTCGTCGGCGGGAAGGGCGCAAGCCTTGGCGAGATGATAAACGTGGGCGCTCCCGTGCCCGGGGGCTTTGCGGTCACCGCTCAGGCTTATCGAGAGTTCATCACCCGATCGGGAATCGCGGAGGATATATTCGAGGCTCTGAAGGTGGACGTCCACGACCCTGAAGCCCTCAGCGGCGCCGCGGAGAGGGCGAAGCGGCTCGTCCTGGAGGCGAAGGTCCCAAAAGAGATCGAGAAGGCGATCAGGGACCGGTATCTAGAGATGTCCAAGAGGGAGGGAAAGGAGGTCCTCGTCGCCGTCAGGTCCAGCGCCACCGCCGAGGACCTCCCCGACGCGAGCTTCGCGGGGCAGCAGGAGACCTTCCTGAACATCCTGGGGGAGGACCAGGTCTTCGAGGCGGTCCGGAAGTGCTGGGCCTCTCTCTACGGGGCGAGGGCGATCTTCTACCGGGTCGAGCAGGGCTTTGAGCACGAGAAGGTGAACATCTCCGTCACCGTCCAGAAGATGATAAACTCCGAGAAGTCCGGGGTGATGTTCAGCTCCCACCCCAGCACTGGCGAACCCCATGTGATCATCGAGGCTGCCTGGGGGCTCGGGGAGGCGGTCGTCAGCGGGAGCGTCTCGCCGGACAACTACGTCGTCGACAGGGCGGACAAGAAGATCGTGAGCAGGTTTGTCGCGAAGAAGGAGATCATGATCGTCCGGGACAAGAAGACCGGCAAGACCGTCACCAAGAAGGTTCCCGCCGATAAGAGGGAGAAGGTCGTCCTCTCCGACGAGGAGATCCTCCAGCTCGCAGCCCAGGGCGAAGCCCTGGAGGAGCACTACGGCATCCCCCAGGACATAGAGTGGGCCTTCGAGGGGGGGAAGATGTACATCCTCCAGTCGAGGCCGATCACTACCATATCGAAGGGCGATGGAGGCGGGGCGGAGAAGGCTATGGGAAGCGGAAAGGTGATCCTCACCGGCCTCGGCGCCTCTCCGGGGGTGGCGACTGGCGAAGTGAAGATCGTATCGGGTTCCGGGGACCTGGGGAAGATCAAAGAGGGGGACATCCTGGTCACGGTGATGACGGAGCCGGATATGGTCCCGGCGATGAAGAGGGCGGGGGCCATAGTCACCGACGAGGGAGGGATGACCTGCCACGCCGCCATCGTCAGCCGAGAGCTGGGGTTCCCGGCCGTCGTCGGGACGAAGGAGGGGACTAAGATCCTCACCGAGGGGATGATCATCACCGTCGACGGAGGGAAGGGGAAGGTCTACGAGGGGCGGCTCAAGACGCCGAAGGCTGCGGAGGCGGCCGCGTCTCCCGTATCCTTCGTCTACAAGCCGATAACTGCGACCGAGATCAAGGTGAACGTCAGCATGGCCGAGGCGGCAGAGCAGGCGGCAGCGACCCTCGCCGACGGCGTCGGCCTCCTCCGGATCGAGCATATGATCCTGGGGCTCGGCAAGACCCCCCGGTACTACATCAACGCCGGCAAAGAGGATGAGTACCTCGACGAGCTGGTGGGCGGCGTCAGGACCGTCGCGGAGGCCTTCTACCCCAAGCCCGTCTGGGTCAGGACCCTCGACGCCCCCACCGACGAGTTCCGGGGGATGGAGGGGGGGGAGAACGAGCCCCACGAGCACAACCCCATGCTCGGCTGGCGAGGCATCCGAAGGGATCTGACGGAGACCGACCACTTCCGGCTGGAGATGAGGGCCTTCAAGAAGCTCCACGAGATGGGCCTCTCCAACGTCGGTATCATGCTCCCTCTCGTCCAGCACGTCAGCGAGTTTCAGAGGGCTAAGGCCCTGATGGTGGAGGAGGGGCTCGACCTGGAGAAGATCGACGTCGGCATTATGGTCGAGACCCCCGGGGCCGCCCTCACCATCGACGACTTCATCGAGGACGGGATCGACTTCGTCTCCTTCGGGACCAACGACCTCACCCAGTACACCCTCGCCGTCGACAGGAACAACCAGAACGTGGCATACCTCTATACCGAGCTCCACCCGGCGGTCCTAACCCTGATCGAGTACGTCGTCGAGCGGTGCAACCGGGCCGGGGTCACCACTTCCATCTGCGGCCAGGCCGGGTCCTACCCCGAGATGGCGAAGCGGCTCGTCGAGATCGGGATCACCAGCATCTCCGCCAACATCGACGCCGTCGCCACCGTCCGGGAGACGGTGGCCCGGGCGGAGCAGATAATCATGCTGAGGGCTGCAAGAGAGGAGTGA
- a CDS encoding molybdopterin molybdotransferase MoeA → MLRGDGGGTVYICFHGEGRKKKKDRTADPRMEGLHPDGRLKMGWTEIAGNMFKELASASESLKDLLERCRPVTRSEPVHLASARGRVLSGDLASPVNLPAFNRAAMDGYAVRAADTRGATPLAPVYLEVGDEAGEGRCVPVRTGMAAPPGADAVLMIEDALLRGREVEATAEVHPYRNLARVGEDVALWETVLKEGHRLRPPDIALLASLGLSTVQVFARPKVAIIPTGGELVPLFSDQKLLPGQAREANGLICEMYAEIWGGSPQKTSIVEDDPRLIREAIARSLDADLILISGGTSIGEEDYAPPIIEEMGELLVHGVRITPAKPTALGVIDGKPVICLPGYPVAALAALYIFARPLITMMAHRTDLPRTFPAKLAGKIVSRPGYLTFARVSLKEGVATPIMTTGAGILSSVARAEGYVLVPEELEGREKGEMVEVNLIE, encoded by the coding sequence TTGTTGCGGGGAGATGGCGGCGGGACCGTATATATCTGTTTTCACGGGGAGGGGCGGAAGAAGAAGAAGGATAGGACCGCCGATCCCCGGATGGAGGGACTTCATCCCGACGGAAGGCTAAAGATGGGTTGGACGGAAATAGCTGGAAACATGTTCAAAGAGCTTGCCAGCGCCTCCGAGTCCCTGAAGGATCTCCTTGAGAGGTGCAGACCGGTGACGAGGTCCGAGCCGGTCCATCTCGCCAGCGCCCGGGGCAGGGTCCTCTCTGGTGACCTAGCCTCTCCGGTGAACCTTCCCGCCTTCAACAGGGCCGCCATGGACGGCTACGCCGTTCGGGCGGCGGATACCAGGGGCGCGACCCCCCTCGCCCCAGTATACCTCGAGGTCGGCGACGAGGCCGGAGAGGGGAGGTGCGTCCCCGTCCGGACGGGGATGGCGGCGCCTCCAGGGGCGGACGCCGTCTTGATGATAGAGGACGCCCTCCTCCGGGGACGGGAGGTGGAGGCGACGGCGGAGGTCCACCCCTACCGCAACCTAGCCCGGGTAGGCGAGGATGTAGCCCTCTGGGAGACGGTTTTAAAAGAAGGCCATCGGCTCAGGCCCCCCGACATAGCCCTCCTCGCCTCCCTCGGCCTCTCGACGGTCCAGGTCTTCGCGAGGCCGAAGGTCGCGATCATCCCCACGGGGGGGGAACTCGTCCCCCTCTTCTCCGACCAGAAGCTCTTGCCCGGCCAAGCCCGGGAGGCGAATGGGCTGATCTGCGAGATGTACGCTGAGATCTGGGGCGGGTCGCCCCAGAAGACGTCCATCGTCGAGGACGACCCTCGCCTCATCCGAGAGGCTATCGCCCGAAGCCTCGACGCCGACCTGATCCTCATCTCCGGCGGCACCTCCATCGGGGAGGAGGACTACGCCCCCCCGATCATCGAGGAGATGGGGGAGCTCCTCGTCCACGGCGTCCGGATCACCCCCGCAAAGCCCACCGCCCTCGGAGTCATCGATGGAAAGCCGGTTATCTGCCTTCCAGGCTACCCCGTCGCCGCCCTCGCCGCCCTCTACATCTTCGCCCGTCCCCTCATCACCATGATGGCCCACAGGACCGACCTTCCGCGAACCTTCCCCGCCAAGCTCGCCGGAAAGATCGTCTCGCGCCCCGGCTACCTCACCTTCGCGAGGGTGAGCCTCAAGGAGGGCGTCGCGACGCCGATCATGACCACCGGAGCCGGGATCCTCAGCTCTGTGGCTCGGGCCGAGGGGTACGTCCTGGTGCCGGAGGAGCTGGAGGGGCGGGAGAAGGGGGAGATGGTGGAGGTGAATTTGATCGAGTGA
- the cofH gene encoding 5-amino-6-(D-ribitylamino)uracil--L-tyrosine 4-hydroxyphenyl transferase CofH: MDPAALLSLYREPLRLFRLANLLREEICGDEVSYVVNRNINFTNRCVGSCSFCAFRRADGYLLTEEAILERVEAAERSSATEICLQGGLAPGLVLEDYCRILEAIKEDYPLMHLHAYSPMEVLYMSESSGTTPAESIRELQRAGLGSMPGTAAEILVDRVRGEICPSKLSTAQWREIVTTAHRLGVPTTSTILYGHVERLEDRIAHLLLLREIQAETGGFTEFVLLPFMPKNNPLGARARRMEILENLKMHALARVALHPLIPNIQASWVKLGRDLAARTLLWGTNDLGGTLMEENISRTAGATEAEGITPGELSDLIERHGRIPVQRTTLYGRVG, translated from the coding sequence ATCGACCCCGCCGCCCTCCTATCTCTATACCGCGAGCCATTGAGGCTCTTTCGGCTCGCAAACCTCCTCCGGGAGGAGATCTGCGGCGACGAGGTCTCCTACGTCGTCAACAGGAACATAAACTTCACCAACCGGTGCGTCGGAAGCTGCAGCTTCTGCGCCTTCAGGAGGGCCGACGGCTACCTCCTCACCGAGGAGGCGATCCTGGAGAGGGTGGAGGCGGCGGAGAGGTCTTCTGCCACCGAGATCTGCCTCCAGGGGGGGCTGGCCCCGGGGCTCGTCCTGGAGGACTACTGCCGGATCCTGGAGGCGATTAAGGAGGATTATCCGCTGATGCACCTGCACGCCTACTCCCCCATGGAGGTCCTTTACATGTCGGAGAGCTCCGGGACTACCCCGGCGGAGTCGATCCGGGAGCTACAGCGGGCAGGGCTCGGATCGATGCCGGGAACCGCCGCCGAGATCCTGGTGGACCGGGTTAGGGGGGAGATCTGCCCCTCCAAGCTCTCCACCGCCCAGTGGCGGGAGATCGTCACCACGGCCCACCGGCTGGGGGTTCCCACCACCTCCACCATCCTCTACGGCCACGTCGAGAGGCTGGAGGACCGGATAGCTCACCTCCTCCTCCTCCGGGAGATCCAGGCGGAGACGGGCGGCTTCACCGAGTTCGTCCTCCTCCCCTTCATGCCGAAGAACAACCCCCTGGGTGCCCGGGCCCGGAGGATGGAGATCCTAGAGAACCTGAAGATGCACGCCCTCGCCCGGGTCGCCCTCCACCCCCTCATCCCCAACATCCAGGCGAGCTGGGTGAAGCTGGGGAGGGACCTCGCCGCCAGGACCCTCCTCTGGGGGACAAACGACCTTGGCGGAACCCTCATGGAGGAGAACATCTCCCGGACCGCCGGGGCCACCGAGGCGGAGGGGATAACCCCCGGGGAGCTCTCCGACCTGATCGAGAGGCATGGGCGGATCCCGGTCCAGAGGACGACCCTCTACGGCCGGGTAGGGTGA
- a CDS encoding NOL1/NOP2/sun family putative RNA methylase: protein MKGLERYREVIPDFDLFVEAIRRPLPVTARINTLKADRDRLTSRLRRGKVAFTPFSWYPFGLRLEVEKPGNLLESLMGQIHIQEEISMASPVVLSPEPGERVLDLCAAPGSKTTQIAMMMENRGLLVANDPANTRVASLRSNCERAGAVNVAVTRYDGRRFPDRGFDRVLVDAPCTGQGMARKDITVLGRWSLKRSLGIQRLQRALLRRALQVTRSGGTVVYSTCTFAPEENEGVVSWALGQVSGVRLQEASVRGLAGSPGLAEWAGSRFGDEMELCTRYYPHQNDAGGFFVAKLIKE, encoded by the coding sequence ATGAAAGGTCTGGAGAGGTACAGGGAGGTGATCCCCGACTTCGACCTCTTCGTCGAAGCGATAAGAAGGCCGCTTCCTGTCACTGCGAGGATCAACACCCTCAAGGCTGATCGGGATCGGCTGACATCCCGTCTGCGGAGGGGGAAGGTGGCCTTCACCCCCTTCTCCTGGTATCCCTTCGGCCTGCGGCTGGAGGTGGAGAAGCCCGGAAACCTCCTCGAGAGCCTGATGGGCCAGATCCACATCCAGGAGGAGATATCGATGGCATCGCCCGTCGTCCTCAGCCCCGAGCCGGGGGAGAGGGTTCTGGACCTCTGCGCTGCTCCCGGGAGCAAGACGACCCAGATCGCCATGATGATGGAGAACCGGGGGCTTTTGGTGGCGAACGACCCCGCCAACACCCGGGTCGCCTCCCTCAGGTCGAACTGCGAGAGGGCGGGGGCGGTGAACGTGGCGGTGACCAGATACGATGGCCGCCGCTTTCCCGACCGGGGGTTCGACCGGGTCCTCGTCGACGCCCCCTGCACCGGCCAGGGGATGGCGAGGAAGGACATTACCGTCCTGGGCCGGTGGAGCCTGAAGCGGTCCCTGGGGATTCAGCGGCTCCAGCGGGCCCTCCTCAGGAGGGCGTTACAGGTGACAAGGTCCGGGGGGACGGTCGTCTACTCCACCTGCACCTTCGCCCCCGAGGAGAACGAGGGGGTCGTCTCCTGGGCCCTGGGGCAGGTCTCCGGGGTCCGCCTCCAGGAGGCCTCCGTCCGGGGGCTGGCGGGGAGCCCCGGCCTCGCGGAGTGGGCCGGATCCCGGTTTGGAGACGAGATGGAGCTCTGCACCAGGTACTACCCCCACCAGAACGACGCGGGAGGGTTCTTTGTCGCAAAGCTCATTAAAGAATAG